From the Solanum stenotomum isolate F172 chromosome 4, ASM1918654v1, whole genome shotgun sequence genome, one window contains:
- the LOC125861241 gene encoding uncharacterized protein LOC125861241 — protein MRPGDSSNEQLDAMAGTPPLTQRFVHHDVSPSSTAAPSATPHDTMSALAPGQKDILGRVIIESDGSSLHPAKDAAPALKECVRRLYTQAYYSWSEIPNSIRQAIFNNFKTMCTWESRYNLVIGTTFERKASARLSSWLKSVRDSGERPGWMLPRVFDELGQYWNTDKFKSISDQAKMARGSLKGGSLHTGGAKTIGTIAREMEKELGRTTIEPEIFKKTHVRKKENESDPDVWVEERAERTFNDFHKYVAENLDSSVQLTPELSTQI, from the exons ATGAGGCCTGGAGATTCTAGTAACGAGCAGTTAGATGCTATGGCCGGTACACCTCCATTGACTCAGCGTTTTGTGCATCATGATGTATCACCTTCGTCTACAGCTGCACCTAGTGCTACACCACATGATACGATGTCTGCTCTAGCTCCTGGCCAGAAGGATATACTTGGTAGAGTCATCATTGAGTCGGATGGATCatc gtTGCATCCTGCAAAGGATGCTGCCCCAGCTTTAAAAGAGTGTGTTAGAAGACTCTATACACAAGCTTATTATTCTTGGAGCGAGATTCCAAACAGTATACGCCAGGCGatatttaataactttaag actatgtgtacttgggagTCGAGGTATAATTTGGTCATTGGGACCACATTTGAGAGGAAGGCATCCGCCAGACTGTCTAGCTGGCTAAAGAGCGTTCGGGATAGTGGTGAACGTCCCGGTTGGATGTTGCCTcgtgtttttgatgaattgggtcAGTATTGGAACACAGACAAGTTTAAGTCAATATCAGATCAAGCCAAAATGGCTAGAGGCAGTCTTAAAGGTGGCTCGTTGCACACCGGAGGTGCAAAGACGATTGGAACAATTGCAcgagagatg gaaaaagaattgggacgcACTACCATTGAACCagagattttcaaaaagactcatgtcaggaagaaagaaaatgagtcggatccggatgtgtgggtggaggaaagggccgaacgaactttt aatgactttcataagtacgtcgctgagaatctagatagttcggttcaattgacacctgaactgtccactcagatttga